A part of Emys orbicularis isolate rEmyOrb1 chromosome 13, rEmyOrb1.hap1, whole genome shotgun sequence genomic DNA contains:
- the LOC135887303 gene encoding E3 ubiquitin-protein ligase CCNB1IP1-like produces the protein MSVCEDMLLCNYRKCRVKLSGYAWVTACSHIFCDQHGSGEFSRSPAVCPACNSALSGKLDIVRTELSPSEEHKAMVLAGLRPETVLDISSRALAFWTYQVHQERLYQEYTYSKAEGHLKQMEKVYTQQLQSKDMELTSMKSEVSSLKKVLEEYKKKFSELSEKLMERNRQYQKLQGLYDSLRLRNIAVANQEAAHEPPMMPQPAVFGFPLGNAARFPGDATPVRGRCGEGDFHFKPFFATSPPAGESSNSFFTFASPSNELEPHPGASRAYKMKRM, from the exons ATGTCTGTGTGTGAGGACATGTTGCTGTGCAATTACCGCAAGTGCCGTGTCAAGCTCTCAGGCTATGCCTGGGTCACGGCTTGCTCACACATCTTCTGTGACCAGCACGGCAGTGGGGAATTCAGCCGTTCACCAGCAGTCTGTCCTGCCTGCAACAGTGCCCTCTCTGGCAAGCTAGACATTGTCCGCACCGAGCTAAGTCCCTCTGAAGAACACAAGGCCATGGTGTTGGCTGGACTTCGGCCAGAGACTGTGCTGGACATCAGCTCCCGCGCACTTGCCTTCTGGACATACCAG GTTCACCAGGAGCGCCTGTACCAGGAATACACCTACAGCAAGGCTGAGGGACACCTGAAGCAGATGGAGAAGGTGTAcacccagcagctgcagagcaaGGACATGGAACTGACCTCCATGAAGAGCGAGGTCTCCTCCCTGAAGAAGGTGCTGGAGGAGTACAAGAAGAAGTTCAGCGAGCTCTCTGAGAAGCTCATGGAGCGCAACCGCCAGTACCAGAAGCTCCAGGGCCTCTACGACAGCCTCCGTCTGCGCAACATTGCCGTGGCTAATCAGGAGGCTGCCCACGAGCCTCCCATGATGCCTCAGCCTGCTGTCTTTGGCTTCCCATTGG GTAATGCTGCCAGGTTCCCTGGGGATGCCACACCGGTCCggggcaggtgtggggagggagacttCCACTTCAAACCCTTCTTTGCCACATCCCCACCTGCGGGTGAATCCAGCAACAGCTTCTTCACCTTCGCTTCTCCCAGCAACGAGCTGGAGCCACATCCTGGAGCCAGCAGGGCCTACAAGATGAAGAGGATGTAA